The following are from one region of the Lytechinus variegatus isolate NC3 chromosome 4, Lvar_3.0, whole genome shotgun sequence genome:
- the LOC121414038 gene encoding high affinity choline transporter 1-like — MAVHWGGVAGMIVFYLIILLVGMWASKRTKGGDNPERVMVARRDIGWFVGFFTLVATWVGGGYINGTAEKVFRPGGGLLWTQAPIGYSLSFAVNGLFFTRKMRASNYVTMIDPFQIKYGSRFGGLLFVVALLGELLWCATILAALGSSIAVILELDQNLAVIISACIAAVYTLFGGLYSVAYTDIVQLILIFIGLWLAVPFAMTHEAVVPISETKDEWLGEWDNKLVGVWLDNWMLLIFGGVPWQAYYQRALAAKTPDLAVKLSYAATIGCLVMAIPAVIFGAVGSSTDWEMTNVNLNKTDPYEDASLVLPLIMQFLTPPFIAFMGLGAISAATMSSTDSSVLSSSSMFVRNIYSTIFRPKASDKEIIWVLRCTILVVTAIATILALTLKSIYTLFVLCSDLVYVILFPQLICVVHVPKANTYGLIPGLIIGLILRLGGGEEAIGMPHFIRYPFYDDDYGQLFPFRSLAMLVSLITTLVFSYGVALLFEKGYVSEKWDIFECFHVDDENEKNENHPAVKYELQGPENKNESDKFL; from the exons ATGGCGGTTCACTGGGGTGGTGTCGCCGGGATGATCGTTTTCTATCTCATCATCCTTCTCGTTGGCATGTGGGCTTCTAAGAGAACCAAAGGAGGGGACAATCCTGAACGCGTGATGGTGGCCCGTCGGGATATTGGATGGTTTGTCGGGTTCTTCACACTAGTCG CAACTTGGGTGGGAGGTGGCTACATCAATGGAACAGCGGAAAAGGTATTCAGACCAGGCGGTGGGTTATTATGGACACAAGCTCCAATCGGATACAGTCTCAGTTTCGCCGTCA ATGGGCTTTTCTTTACGAGGAAGATGAGAGCATCCAACTACGTGACAATGATCGACCCGTTTCAGATCAAATATGGATCTCGTTTCGGAGGATTATTGTTCGTAGTAGCGCTCCTTGGGGAACTCTTATGGTGTGCCACCATATTGGCTGCACTCG GCTCATCAATTGCTGTTATTTTGGAGCTCGACCAGAATTTAGCTGTGATCATATCTGCCTGTATCGCCGCTGTTTATACTTTGTTTGGAGGCCTCTATTCCGTAGCTTACACTGACATCGTGCAACTTATTCTGATTTTCATCGGACTT TGGTTAGCAGTGCCTTTTGCAATGACCCATGAAGCCGTGGTTCCCATATCGGAAACAAAAGATGAGTGGCTTGGAGAATGGGATAACAAATTAGTTGGGGTGTGGCTAGATAATTGGATGCTTCTG ATATTTGGCGGGGTACCGTGGCAGGCCTACTACCAGCGAGCCCTTGCCGCCAAGACGCCAGACCTTGCCGTAAAGTTGTCGTACGCGGCAACCATAGGGTGCTTGGTTATGGCTATCCCAGCTGTCATCTTTGGTGCCGTTGGTTCTAGTACTG ATTGGGAGATGACGAATGTTAACTTAAACAAGACAGATCCCTATGAGGATGCAAGCTTGGTCCTTCCTCTTATCATGCAGTTTCTTACCCCTCCTTTTATCGCTTTCATGGGACTGGGAGCCATTTCTGCAGCGACCATGTCGTCGACCGACTCATCTGTTCTCTCATCCAGTTCTATGTTCGTAAGGAACATCTATTCGACCATCTTCCGACCAAAG gCTTCAGACAAAGAAATTATTTGGGTGTTGCGATGCACTATCCTTGTCGTCACCGCGATCGCCACAATCCTAGCCCTGACGCTCAAGTCTATTTACACCCTCTTCGTTCTCTGTTCCGACCTCGTGTACGTCATCCTCTTCCCTCAGCTGATCTGCGTCGTCCATGTGCCCAAGGCGAATACGTATGGTCTCATTCCCGGCCTCATCATCGGGCTCATTCTCCGCCTCGGTGGTGGTGAGGAAGCAATAGGCATGCCACATTTTATCCGTTACCCGTTTTACGACGACGATTACGGTCAGCTCTTTCCATTTCGATCGCTGGCCATGCTGGTATCGCTGATCACGACCCTTGTGTTTTCTTACGGTGTTGCCCTCCTGTTCGAGAAGGGCTACGTGAGTGAGAAATGGGATATCTTCGAGTGCTTTCACGTCGACGacgaaaatgaaaagaatgaaaaccATCCTGCAGTTAAATACGAACTGCAGGGCCcggaaaacaaaaatgaaagtgaCAAGTTTCTATAG